In Sphaeramia orbicularis chromosome 12, fSphaOr1.1, whole genome shotgun sequence, the following proteins share a genomic window:
- the LOC115429138 gene encoding putative nuclease HARBI1 — MTALALLEDTANGAVRRERVFRDREDFLAQDDEWLISHFRFPRAILLELCAELQPFLERDTARNHVLPEHIQVLTTLSFLATGSFQRELAARSGLCQSTLSQAMPAVWDGIIQISPKYIKFPHTAGDQANTEAEFAVRACFPNVIRAIDCTHIAIKAPSQDEIVYGNRKQFHSINVQNICDACMQLSNIVARWPGSTNDSLILTNSFVGNSLQAGMVPDGWLLGDCGYPLKTWLMTPLTNPQTDQERRYNDVHSRTQSVVERTIGMQKGRWRCLDLTRGVLLYRPEKVCHIVTFSTMWHTGTPSHCQSSTSPHQTNQTLDPSIPILPRRPFRPSNM, encoded by the exons ATGACAGCTTTGGCACTGTTAGAGGATACTGCAAATGGAGCAGTGAGACGAGAGCGAGTTTTCAGAGACCGAGAGGATTTCTTAGCACAGGATGACGAATGGCTCATCAGCCACTTTAGGTTCCCCAGGGCAATCCTCTTGGAACTGTGTGCGGAGCTGCAGCCATTCTTGGAGCGCGACACGGCCAGGAACCATGTCCTACCTGAGCACATACAGGTGCTAACCACACTGAGCTTCCTAGCCACAGGGTCATTCCAGAGGGAGCTGGCCGCCCGATCGGGACTGTGCCAGTCGACACTGAGCCAAGCCATGCCAGCTGTGTGGGATGGAATTATCCAAATATCACCAAAATATATCAAATTCCCACACACTGCAGGTGACCAGGCCAACACTGAAGCGGAATTTGCAGTGAGAGCCTGTTTTCCTAATGTAATCAGAGCTATCGACTGCACACACATTGCTATAAAGGCACCATCACAAGATGAAATTGTTTATGGGAACAGGAAGCAGTTTCATTCCATCAACGTACAGAACATCTGTGATGCCTGCATGCAATTAAGCAACATTGTTGCAAGGTGGCCTGGATCAACAAATGATTCACTCATTCTGACTAACAGCTTTGTTGGGAACAGCCTACAAGCTGGCATGGTGCCGGATGGGTGGCTTCTTG GTGACTGTGGCTACCCTCTGAAAACCTGGCTGATGACCCCTCTCACCAACCCTCAGACTGACCAAGAGCGGAGGTACAATGATGTCCATTCACGCACTCAATCAGTTGTCGAGAGGACAATTGGCATGCAGAAGGGCCGATGGCGCTGCCTGGACCTCACTAGGGGTGTGCTGCTCTACAGACCTGAAAAAGTGTGCCATATTGTGACGTTCTCCACAATGTGGCACACTGGCACACCATcccactgccagagcagcacatcccccCACCAGACAAACCAGACGCTGGACCCATCGATTCCAATCCTGCCCAGGAGGCCATTCAGGCCCAGCAACATGTGA